From a region of the Streptacidiphilus albus JL83 genome:
- a CDS encoding helix-turn-helix domain-containing protein yields MRESGARGHLPVRQLVDNIGPALLRLVQEGTGSGGPLTDIAIHAPGAPAQLGPGCVVLGVGVTTEAELRELTEAMRQAGAEVLAVKAPVPPSADDGPAIIEVNRDASWMHVATTVREQLLEYARTRVRSVGSGAELFALANAVYQAVGAPVTIEDRFSALVAWSEGQDRTDSERIETILGRAVHQRTLAEQRERQEFERLHTSTEPVYMAATGADQLARVAIAVRAGSDVLGYIWAAVTGPLDEAATARLREFAPVVALQLVGLRTETSYARRQRGELAAAVLGGAADPVEASRLQLGSGPVCVLAAAPRLAGRAGPDASGSDALDAAGLRRFADTLEYFLAAVHPRSAVVAGTGAVYVLAAWPPDHTTARESAVALARDFLARTPLAGDYVVAVGGPAESMGRIADVRAQADAALRALRHPAVRGPAVRTVEDMALAVLLLHLADATEALGLPEAGGALHRLRQEEGQDGPLAATLAAYLAAAGATDSAAEALHIHPNTMRYRLRRIREVSGLDFGDADAMLLAHLQLRVRELRTGASRGSV; encoded by the coding sequence ATGCGGGAGTCCGGCGCTCGGGGGCACCTGCCCGTCCGTCAGCTCGTGGACAACATCGGCCCGGCGCTGCTGCGCCTGGTCCAGGAGGGCACCGGCAGCGGCGGGCCGCTCACCGACATCGCCATCCACGCCCCGGGTGCGCCGGCGCAGCTCGGACCCGGGTGCGTGGTGCTGGGGGTCGGCGTGACCACGGAGGCCGAGCTGCGCGAGCTGACCGAGGCCATGCGGCAGGCCGGTGCCGAGGTGCTGGCGGTGAAGGCCCCGGTGCCGCCGTCGGCCGACGACGGGCCGGCGATCATCGAGGTCAACCGGGACGCCTCCTGGATGCATGTGGCGACGACCGTCCGCGAGCAACTGCTCGAGTACGCGAGGACGCGCGTGCGCTCGGTCGGCAGCGGCGCGGAGCTGTTCGCCCTGGCGAACGCGGTCTACCAGGCGGTCGGCGCGCCGGTCACCATCGAGGACCGGTTCTCCGCGCTGGTCGCCTGGTCGGAGGGGCAGGACCGGACCGACTCCGAGCGGATCGAGACCATCCTCGGGCGGGCCGTGCACCAGCGGACGCTCGCCGAACAGCGCGAGCGCCAGGAGTTCGAGCGGCTCCACACCAGCACCGAACCGGTGTACATGGCGGCGACCGGGGCGGATCAGCTGGCCAGGGTGGCCATCGCGGTCCGGGCCGGTTCGGACGTCCTCGGCTACATCTGGGCCGCCGTCACCGGGCCGCTCGACGAGGCGGCCACGGCCCGGCTGCGCGAGTTCGCGCCCGTGGTCGCGCTGCAGCTGGTCGGCCTGCGCACGGAGACCAGCTACGCCCGCCGCCAGCGCGGCGAGCTGGCCGCCGCGGTACTCGGCGGCGCGGCCGACCCGGTGGAGGCGAGCCGACTGCAGCTGGGCTCCGGCCCGGTCTGCGTCCTGGCGGCGGCTCCGCGACTGGCCGGCCGCGCAGGACCGGACGCGTCGGGCTCCGACGCGCTGGACGCCGCCGGGCTGCGCCGGTTCGCGGACACCCTGGAGTACTTCCTGGCGGCCGTGCACCCCCGTTCAGCCGTGGTGGCGGGCACCGGAGCGGTGTACGTACTGGCCGCCTGGCCTCCGGACCACACCACGGCCCGGGAGTCGGCCGTCGCCCTGGCCCGCGACTTCCTCGCGCGGACCCCGCTGGCCGGTGACTACGTGGTCGCCGTCGGCGGCCCGGCCGAATCGATGGGCCGGATCGCCGACGTGCGGGCGCAGGCGGACGCCGCGCTGCGGGCGCTGCGGCACCCGGCCGTCCGCGGACCGGCGGTGCGCACCGTGGAGGACATGGCGCTGGCGGTACTGCTGCTGCACCTCGCCGACGCGACCGAGGCGCTCGGCCTGCCGGAGGCCGGCGGCGCGCTGCACCGGCTGCGCCAGGAGGAGGGCCAGGACGGTCCGTTGGCGGCGACCCTGGCCGCCTACCTCGCCGCTGCGGGAGCCACCGACAGTGCGGCGGAGGCTCTGCACATCCACCCCAACACCATGCGCTACCGGCTGCGCCGGATCCGCGAGGTCTCCGGGCTGGACTTCGGCGACGCCGACGCCATGCTGCTCGCGCACCTCCAGCTCCGGGTGCGCGAGCTGCGGACGGGCGCGTCCCGAGGCTCCGTCTGA
- a CDS encoding APC family permease produces the protein MTELIPSEVTRSAPGAGRRTLGVLPLVGIFFFTVSGGPFGLEASLSSAGPGMTLLMIVLVPVVFGVPNALVAAELSAAIPVDGGYYYWAKIALGRGAAFVFGAWNSIGSVLNLALYPILLVDYLATWVPDIARGKGLVIVDLFHGGFVVDLHWIVTVALIVPMAYLNYRGSKAVSEYSVGMMLLILAPFAVLTVLGIWHAVSNGINVLSPFMAPGQSVHESVAGALSVIVWLYLGFDGPSTVLGEVADAHRTYTRALLISVPLIITAYLLPTMAAVGSGLHRGSPADWVDGDFVVVGDILGGIWLKVLISLGSALSLVGLFMAILLTSTRVPRALAADAYLPRWMARDSRRFHTPVGALLACTTVVIVLSAFDFNAILQATVLLSLASILLEFAAFLVLRWRYPQMLRPFRVPGGRLGAVLVVALPTAMIVYMGWSTAVDQPATFGTSLAVALLAVLLYPLCRRFVKGDRPDAEIDSSQVELGPDRFAGFGSRKAGV, from the coding sequence ATGACCGAACTGATCCCGTCGGAAGTCACGCGGTCGGCGCCCGGGGCGGGCAGACGCACGCTCGGCGTGCTGCCCCTGGTCGGAATCTTCTTCTTCACGGTGTCCGGAGGCCCCTTCGGGCTCGAAGCCTCACTCTCCAGCGCGGGCCCGGGCATGACCCTGCTGATGATCGTCCTGGTCCCGGTGGTCTTCGGCGTGCCGAACGCACTGGTGGCAGCAGAGTTGAGCGCTGCGATACCGGTCGACGGCGGCTACTACTACTGGGCGAAGATCGCGCTCGGCCGAGGTGCGGCATTCGTGTTCGGGGCCTGGAACTCGATCGGGTCGGTGCTGAACCTCGCCCTCTACCCGATCCTGCTGGTCGACTACCTGGCCACCTGGGTCCCGGACATCGCCCGCGGGAAGGGGCTGGTGATCGTGGACCTGTTCCACGGCGGTTTCGTCGTGGACCTGCACTGGATCGTCACCGTCGCCCTCATCGTCCCGATGGCCTACCTGAACTACCGCGGCTCCAAGGCGGTGAGCGAGTACTCGGTCGGGATGATGCTGCTGATCCTCGCACCGTTCGCGGTGCTGACGGTCCTCGGCATCTGGCATGCGGTCAGCAACGGGATCAACGTGCTCTCGCCCTTCATGGCGCCGGGGCAGAGCGTCCACGAGTCGGTGGCCGGCGCGCTCAGCGTGATCGTGTGGCTGTACCTGGGATTCGACGGCCCGAGCACCGTGCTGGGCGAGGTCGCCGACGCGCACCGGACCTACACCCGGGCCCTGCTCATCTCGGTTCCGCTGATCATCACCGCCTACCTGCTGCCCACCATGGCCGCCGTCGGCAGCGGGCTGCACCGGGGTTCGCCCGCCGACTGGGTCGACGGCGACTTCGTCGTGGTCGGCGACATCCTGGGCGGCATCTGGCTGAAGGTGCTGATCTCCCTGGGATCGGCGCTCTCCCTGGTGGGGCTGTTCATGGCGATCCTGCTGACGAGCACCCGGGTTCCGCGGGCGCTGGCCGCGGACGCCTACCTGCCGCGCTGGATGGCCCGGGACAGCAGACGGTTCCACACGCCGGTGGGCGCGCTGCTGGCGTGCACCACCGTCGTCATCGTGCTCTCCGCCTTCGACTTCAACGCGATCCTGCAGGCCACGGTGCTGCTCTCGCTGGCCTCGATCCTGCTGGAATTCGCGGCCTTCCTGGTCCTCCGCTGGCGGTATCCGCAGATGCTCCGGCCGTTTCGGGTCCCCGGCGGCCGGCTCGGCGCGGTCCTGGTGGTCGCGCTGCCCACAGCGATGATCGTGTACATGGGATGGAGTACGGCGGTCGACCAGCCCGCGACGTTCGGCACGAGCCTCGCGGTGGCGCTGCTGGCCGTGCTGCTGTACCCGTTGTGTCGACGGTTCGTCAAAGGCGACCGGCCGGACGCGGAGATCGACTCCTCCCAGGTCGAGCTGGGTCCGGACCGGTTCGCGGGATTCGGTTCGCGGAAGGCGGGCGTCTGA
- a CDS encoding serine hydrolase domain-containing protein, with amino-acid sequence MLSGLAEQLRAWWPVPGIAISVVDGTGESAFVTAGFANAESGTPVSRHTRFEIGSISKTFTAVLLGILADEGKLDLDAAVADHLPWFAPNGGSRAITVRHLLQHTSGLVAGADSMPDAAARGYALRDARTWAEPGEMFHYSNEGYNLLGLIVEQVTGESLADAMAGRLLRPLGMRDSAALITHEGVDGLATGYRFLRDDRPPLPSARLAPAGFFEYSAADGNVLATASDLGRFARMLLGRGTLDGSRTIGPERFRQIVTLPADAVDSGYALGVDVEVIDGHTWLTHAGGMVGYRSYLAVDTDGGHGVAVLTNAPGECQIIDRFARHVLAVVQGAPADPTLFDPERIPDARRYVGTHGTTPRQIRVEATGDGGLSLTSDGVTGRLYDSGDGRLVCDHPGWSAYHHSLDGRWLHGPESLGSGPSAPTAPPHPLAGHYRSYTPWYPSFSIVQRAGRLHMIAATGVEAPCDEPELVPLDDGAFRVGADPRLPERLTSGPALDGAVLWLDLDGCRYTRSFREQPKP; translated from the coding sequence GTGCTCTCCGGACTTGCGGAGCAGTTGCGGGCCTGGTGGCCGGTGCCGGGAATCGCGATCAGCGTCGTCGACGGGACCGGCGAGTCCGCGTTCGTCACCGCAGGATTCGCGAACGCGGAGTCCGGGACGCCGGTCTCCCGTCACACGCGGTTCGAGATCGGTTCCATCAGCAAGACCTTCACCGCCGTCCTCCTCGGCATCCTGGCGGACGAGGGGAAGCTGGACCTCGACGCGGCGGTCGCCGACCACCTGCCCTGGTTCGCCCCGAACGGCGGCTCCCGCGCGATCACCGTCCGGCACCTCCTCCAGCACACCTCCGGCCTGGTGGCCGGGGCCGACTCGATGCCCGATGCCGCCGCACGCGGCTACGCGCTCCGCGATGCGAGGACCTGGGCCGAACCGGGTGAGATGTTCCACTACTCCAACGAGGGCTACAACCTGCTGGGGTTGATCGTCGAGCAGGTGACGGGGGAATCGCTGGCGGACGCCATGGCCGGACGGCTGCTGCGGCCCCTGGGCATGCGCGACTCGGCGGCGCTGATCACTCACGAGGGCGTCGACGGACTGGCCACCGGGTACCGGTTCCTCCGCGACGACCGCCCGCCGCTGCCGTCGGCCCGGCTGGCGCCGGCCGGCTTCTTCGAGTATTCGGCGGCCGACGGGAACGTCCTGGCCACCGCCTCCGACCTGGGTCGGTTCGCCCGCATGCTGCTGGGCCGGGGCACCTTGGACGGCAGCAGGACCATCGGTCCTGAGCGATTTCGACAGATCGTCACGCTGCCCGCCGACGCGGTCGATTCCGGCTACGCGCTCGGCGTGGACGTGGAAGTGATCGACGGCCACACCTGGCTGACGCATGCCGGCGGGATGGTCGGGTACCGCTCGTACCTCGCCGTCGACACCGACGGCGGGCACGGTGTCGCTGTGCTGACCAACGCACCCGGCGAGTGCCAGATCATCGACCGCTTCGCCCGCCATGTGCTCGCCGTCGTCCAGGGAGCCCCGGCGGACCCGACGCTGTTCGACCCGGAGCGGATCCCCGACGCCCGGCGGTACGTCGGGACCCACGGAACGACGCCGCGTCAGATCCGCGTCGAGGCCACCGGGGACGGCGGTCTCTCGCTCACCTCGGACGGGGTGACCGGCAGGCTGTACGACTCGGGGGACGGGCGGCTGGTGTGCGATCACCCGGGGTGGTCGGCCTACCACCACTCCCTGGACGGGCGGTGGCTCCACGGTCCCGAGTCACTGGGCTCCGGCCCCTCCGCGCCGACCGCTCCCCCGCATCCACTCGCAGGCCACTACCGGAGCTACACCCCCTGGTATCCCAGCTTCAGCATCGTGCAGCGGGCGGGACGACTGCACATGATCGCCGCGACCGGCGTGGAAGCGCCCTGCGACGAACCGGAACTCGTCCCGCTCGACGACGGAGCCTTCCGCGTCGGAGCCGACCCCCGGCTGCCGGAGCGCCTGACGTCCGGCCCCGCCCTGGACGGCGCGGTGCTCTGGCTCGACCTGGACGGGTGCCGCTACACCCGCTCGTTCCGGGAGCAGCCGAAGCCCTGA